From a single Lolium rigidum isolate FL_2022 chromosome 7, APGP_CSIRO_Lrig_0.1, whole genome shotgun sequence genomic region:
- the LOC124678313 gene encoding UDP-glycosyltransferase 79-like, whose amino-acid sequence MLEFGRRLAYHGLHPTIVLTRFVLSTGPPPGAPFRVAAISDGFDAGGMGSCPDPVEYCRKAEAIGSDTLAQVIAAEVCAGRTPAVLVYDPHMPWAGRVARAAGLPTAAFMSQSCAVDLVYGEAWAGRAPLPMADGSTLRRRGVVSVDLGPDDLSPFVVSPELYTKYLDVSIRQFEDLEEVDAVLINSFRELEPQEAQYMESRWRAKTVGPTLPSFFLDDGRLPSNRAYGVNFFSSDAPCMAWLDQQQPGSVVLASYGTVYSMDAAELEELGHGLCASGNPFIWVVRPSEAQKLTEEVRDSCKEKGLIIPWCSQLEVLAHKAIGCFLTHCGWNSTTEAIAAGVPMVAMPRSADQLTNAKYVESAWKIGVRIQTNENDLVTREEVDGCIKEVMGGERKEEYRRNARKFMKMAKEAMQEGGSSDKNIAQFAAKYL is encoded by the exons ATGCTCGAGTTCGGCCGCCGCCTCGCGTACCACGGCCTCCACCCCACGATCGTCCTCACCCGCTTCGTGCTCTCCACCGGCCCGCCTCCCGGCGCCCCCTTTCGCGTCGCGGCCATCTCCGACGGCTTCGACGCCGGCGGCATGGGCTCCTGCCCTGACCCGGTCGAGTACTGCCGCAAGGCTGAGGCCATCGGGTCAGACACGCTGGCGCAGGTCATCGCCGCCGAGGTGTGCGCCGGCCGAACCCCGGCCGTGCTGGTGTACGACCCGCACATGCCGTGGGCGGGGCGGgtggcgcgcgccgccggcctgCCCACCGCCGCGTTCATGTCGCAGTCCTGCGCCGTGGACCTGGTCTACGGCGAGGCGTGGGCGGGGCGCGCGCCGCTGCCGATGGCCGACGGTAGCACGCTGCGTCGCCGCGGTGTGGTGAGCGTGGATCTTGGCCCAGACGACCTGTCGCCGTTCGTTGTCTCGCCGGAGCTGTACACGAAGTACCTCGACGTGTCGATTCGGCAGTTCGAAGACCTTGAGGAAGTGGACGCCGTGCTCATCAACTCCTTCCGCGAGCTCGAGCCACAGGAGGCGCAGTACATGGAGTCGAGATGGCGAGCCAAGACGGTCGGCCCAACGCTGCCGTCCTTTTTCCTTGACGACGGCCGCCTGCCGTCGAACAGAGCCTACGGCGTCAACTTCTTTAGCAGCGACGCGCCGTGCATGGCATGGCTTGATCAGCAGCAACCTGGCTCAGTCGTCCTTGCGTCCTATGGAACGGTCTATAGCATGGACGCCGCCGAGCTTGAGGAGCTTGGACATGGGCTCTGCGCTTCCGGCAACCCATTTATCTGGGTTGTGAGGCCAAGCGAGGCACAAAAGTTGACTGAAGAAGTACGAGACAGCTGTAAGGAGAAGGGCTTAATTATCCCTTGGTGTTCCCAACTCGAGGTCTTGGCGCATAAAGCGATAG GATGTTTCTTGACACACTGCGGATGGAATTCGACGACGGAAGCAATTGCTGCCGGCGTGCCGATGGTGGCAATGCCACGGTCGGCGGACCAGCTAACCAATGCAAAGTATGTGGAGAGCGCTTGGAAAATTGGCGTGCGGATCCAGACCAATGAGAATGACTTGGTTACGAGGGAGGAAGTGGATGGATGCATCAAAGAGGTGATGGGTGGAGAAAGGAAAGAGGAGTACCGTAGAAACGCTAGAAAATTCATGAAGATGGCCAAGGAGGCAATGCAAGAGGGAGGGAGCTCCGACAAGAATATTGCTCAATTTGCAGCAAAGTATTTATAG